A window of Haliscomenobacter hydrossis DSM 1100 contains these coding sequences:
- a CDS encoding D-alanyl-D-alanine carboxypeptidase/D-alanyl-D-alanine-endopeptidase, whose product MRNLFTKITTFFLLFALCLPLNIFGQALTKIQQQALDKLVLQSPIFARHFYGFALYDPNGKLTLFQKDADKFFTPASNTKIFTLYTALKVLKDSLPVLRYTKEGAFTIFQGMGNPMFLHPLFAQDSVAWNFLNQEKGYLAFSASNFKDERFGNGWAWNDFRDDYQAEKGSFPIYGNLARFQLDSSSKKWRTMPAYFLSTLEYDPTNSSTRPEILREEHDGHFLYNAACLSAASVNITTPFKYRPHLVCELLSDTLKRKVQVWNPPVLSNTWSTLSTPLPDTLLHLFMQESDNYIAEQLLLSTSARLFGDLDINRTIEHAQRSILGSNPDGMVWVDGSGLSRYNLFSPRTIVSTLEKLYQEYPSDRLFRIFPAGGVSGTIKEWYKGKDGKPYVFAKTGTLSNNHCLSGYVRTNKGRVLIFSFMHNHYLGSATPIRREMQKILEWVRDNL is encoded by the coding sequence ATGCGCAACTTGTTTACCAAAATAACTACTTTTTTCCTGCTTTTTGCATTGTGTTTGCCTTTAAATATATTCGGCCAGGCTTTGACCAAAATCCAACAACAAGCACTGGACAAACTGGTTTTGCAATCCCCCATTTTCGCCCGACATTTTTATGGTTTTGCCTTGTACGATCCCAATGGCAAACTGACTTTATTTCAAAAAGACGCGGACAAGTTTTTCACTCCGGCATCCAATACCAAAATTTTCACCCTGTACACTGCACTAAAGGTGTTAAAGGATAGTCTGCCTGTTTTGCGCTACACCAAAGAAGGTGCTTTTACGATATTCCAGGGCATGGGCAATCCGATGTTTCTGCACCCCCTGTTCGCACAAGACAGCGTGGCCTGGAATTTTTTAAACCAGGAAAAAGGTTACCTCGCTTTTTCGGCCAGCAATTTTAAAGACGAGCGTTTTGGCAACGGTTGGGCCTGGAATGATTTTCGGGACGATTATCAAGCCGAAAAAGGTTCCTTTCCCATTTATGGCAACCTCGCCCGGTTTCAACTCGATTCCAGTTCCAAGAAATGGCGAACCATGCCTGCGTATTTTTTATCCACCCTGGAATATGATCCCACGAACAGCAGCACCCGCCCGGAAATACTGCGTGAAGAGCACGATGGGCATTTTTTATACAATGCAGCCTGTTTGAGCGCGGCCAGTGTCAACATTACGACGCCATTTAAATACCGACCTCATCTGGTGTGCGAATTGCTTTCGGATACCTTGAAGCGAAAAGTCCAGGTTTGGAATCCTCCCGTTCTGAGCAATACCTGGAGCACCTTGTCTACCCCTCTTCCGGATACACTTCTGCACCTTTTTATGCAGGAAAGTGACAATTACATTGCCGAACAACTGCTGTTGAGTACCTCGGCGCGCCTTTTTGGCGATTTGGACATCAATCGTACCATTGAACATGCCCAGCGCTCAATTTTGGGGAGTAATCCCGATGGTATGGTTTGGGTCGATGGATCAGGCTTGTCGCGCTATAACCTGTTTTCGCCACGCACCATCGTTTCTACGCTGGAAAAACTTTATCAGGAATACCCAAGCGACCGTTTGTTCCGCATTTTTCCCGCCGGAGGGGTCAGCGGAACCATCAAGGAATGGTACAAGGGCAAAGATGGAAAACCCTACGTTTTTGCCAAAACCGGAACTTTGTCCAACAACCATTGCCTCAGTGGCTACGTACGCACCAATAAGGGTAGGGTATTGATATTTAGCTTTATGCACAACCACTACCTGGGCAGCGCTACACCCATCCGTCGCGAGATGCAAAAAATATTGGAGTGGGTGAGGGACAACCTTTAG
- a CDS encoding amidophosphoribosyltransferase gives MSEIIKHECGIALIRLLQPMEYYQEKYGTALYGLEKLKLLLQKQRNRGQDGVGIATIKLDPKPGTKYISRKRNVTPNNYLTELFEEIWAKHFRPLSDKQLSDAVWMKDHLPYVGELLLGHLRYGTHGDNSIETCHPFLRQNNWINRNLLLAGNFNLTNVDELFQELVDLGQYPKEKSDTVTVLEKIGHFLDDEVQRLHTWFKPDGYTNMEINDFIFEKLDIQRLLRRASKRFDGGYVMCGLIGHGDAFVMRDPNGIRPAFYYHDDEIVVVASERPAIQTALDVHINSVKEITPGHALIIKKGGRVEELPFTDTSERKCCSFERIYFSRGNDRDIYLERKKLGRQLVDPILEAVGYDFENTVFSFIPNTAETAFMGMIEGIYESLDEIREKKLISALEEGKLKAKKIEKIMSIKPRIERLVVKDEKVRTFIADTTARGRLVSHVYDVTYGLVHNDTDTLVLMDDSIVRGTTLRDSIIEIASRLRPKKIIVVSSAPQIRYPDCYGIDMSKMGEFVAFKALVDLLKNDGREHLLEEAYQRCKAQENLPKELIRNEVQSLYDLYTDQQISKQIAKIVTPKGIKPKIEVIYQSVAGLHEACPDNNGDWYFSGNYPTPGGNKVVNRAFINYMEKRDERAY, from the coding sequence ATGAGCGAGATTATTAAACACGAATGCGGAATAGCCCTCATTCGTCTGCTTCAGCCCATGGAATACTACCAGGAAAAGTACGGAACTGCGCTGTACGGGCTGGAAAAACTAAAACTACTCCTCCAAAAACAACGCAACCGAGGGCAAGATGGGGTGGGCATTGCCACCATCAAACTGGATCCCAAACCTGGCACCAAATACATCAGCCGCAAACGCAACGTAACGCCCAATAACTACCTCACCGAGCTTTTTGAAGAAATTTGGGCCAAACATTTTCGTCCCCTGAGCGACAAACAGCTCAGTGACGCCGTTTGGATGAAAGACCACCTCCCCTATGTGGGGGAATTGCTGCTCGGGCACTTGCGCTACGGCACCCACGGCGACAACAGCATCGAAACTTGCCACCCGTTCCTGCGCCAAAACAACTGGATCAACCGCAACCTGCTCCTGGCAGGCAACTTCAACTTGACCAACGTAGACGAATTGTTCCAGGAATTGGTTGATCTGGGTCAGTACCCCAAAGAAAAATCGGATACTGTTACGGTTTTAGAAAAAATCGGCCACTTTCTGGACGACGAAGTACAACGCCTCCACACCTGGTTCAAGCCGGATGGCTACACCAATATGGAGATCAACGATTTTATTTTTGAAAAACTGGACATTCAACGCCTCTTGCGCCGCGCCAGCAAACGGTTTGACGGGGGCTACGTGATGTGTGGCCTGATTGGACACGGCGACGCATTTGTGATGCGTGACCCCAATGGCATTCGCCCCGCATTTTATTACCACGACGACGAAATTGTGGTGGTAGCGTCCGAGCGCCCGGCCATTCAAACTGCTCTGGACGTACACATCAACAGCGTAAAAGAAATCACGCCAGGCCACGCTCTGATCATCAAAAAAGGTGGACGGGTAGAAGAATTACCTTTTACGGATACCAGCGAGCGGAAGTGTTGCTCGTTTGAACGCATCTATTTTTCAAGAGGCAACGACCGCGACATCTACCTGGAGCGCAAAAAATTGGGCCGCCAATTGGTAGACCCTATCCTGGAAGCCGTCGGCTACGATTTTGAAAATACGGTATTTTCCTTCATCCCCAATACCGCTGAAACTGCCTTTATGGGCATGATTGAGGGCATTTACGAAAGCCTGGATGAGATCCGCGAGAAGAAACTCATCAGCGCCCTGGAAGAAGGAAAACTCAAGGCCAAAAAGATTGAAAAAATCATGTCCATCAAGCCCCGCATCGAGCGACTGGTGGTCAAGGATGAAAAAGTGCGGACGTTTATTGCCGATACCACTGCCCGAGGGCGACTGGTGTCACACGTGTACGACGTCACCTACGGCCTGGTACACAACGATACGGACACCCTGGTACTGATGGACGACTCCATTGTGCGGGGCACCACCCTGCGCGACAGCATCATCGAGATTGCGTCCCGGTTGCGACCCAAAAAAATCATCGTGGTGTCTTCAGCGCCGCAAATCCGCTACCCCGATTGTTACGGCATCGACATGTCCAAAATGGGGGAATTTGTGGCCTTCAAAGCCCTGGTCGATTTGCTGAAAAATGATGGCCGCGAACATTTGTTGGAGGAGGCTTATCAGCGTTGCAAAGCGCAAGAGAACCTCCCGAAGGAATTGATCCGCAACGAGGTTCAAAGCCTGTACGATCTATACACTGATCAACAAATTTCCAAGCAGATTGCCAAAATTGTCACGCCCAAAGGCATCAAACCAAAAATTGAGGTGATTTACCAATCGGTGGCGGGCTTGCATGAAGCGTGCCCTGACAACAATGGCGATTGGTATTTTTCGGGGAATTACCCAACTCCAGGTGGGAATAAGGTGGTGAACCGGGCCTTTATCAATTACATGGAGAAAAGGGATGAACGGGCGTATTGA
- a CDS encoding amidohydrolase — protein sequence MLVTLIQARLTWENPVANRAYFSEKIAGIQEQTDLIVLPEMFSTGFSMSPETLSEPMDGPTMQWLSEQAKAKQAVITGSFIAQENGNYYNRLVWMQPDGQYQTYDKRHLFTLAGEHEHYTPGQEHLIVEWKGWRIMPLICYDLRFPVWSRNTQHYDLLLYVANFPEIRSYAWQQLLTARAIENQAYTIGVNCVGTDGKGIQYSGDTVLHDYAGEVLYRVSHTEDVYTAKLSKEDQDQFRKKFAFLQDGDSFSFQQG from the coding sequence ATGCTCGTAACCCTCATCCAAGCCCGATTGACCTGGGAAAACCCCGTAGCCAACCGCGCTTATTTCAGTGAAAAAATAGCCGGCATTCAGGAGCAAACTGACCTGATTGTGTTGCCTGAAATGTTCAGCACGGGTTTCAGCATGAGTCCCGAAACCCTGTCCGAACCGATGGACGGCCCCACGATGCAGTGGCTCAGCGAACAAGCCAAAGCCAAACAAGCCGTCATTACCGGAAGTTTCATCGCCCAGGAAAACGGGAACTACTACAACCGCCTGGTCTGGATGCAACCCGACGGTCAATACCAGACTTACGATAAGCGGCACCTCTTCACTCTGGCCGGCGAGCACGAGCATTACACCCCCGGTCAGGAACACCTGATTGTGGAATGGAAAGGCTGGCGCATCATGCCCTTGATCTGTTACGACCTGCGTTTTCCGGTATGGAGCCGCAATACCCAGCATTACGATTTGTTGTTGTATGTGGCCAATTTCCCCGAAATCCGCAGCTATGCCTGGCAGCAATTGCTGACTGCCCGCGCCATCGAAAACCAGGCCTACACCATCGGCGTCAACTGCGTAGGCACCGACGGGAAGGGCATTCAATATTCGGGAGATACCGTTTTGCACGATTATGCAGGTGAAGTGCTCTATCGCGTATCGCATACCGAAGATGTGTACACCGCCAAACTTTCGAAAGAAGATCAGGATCAGTTTCGCAAAAAATTTGCTTTCTTGCAAGACGGAGACTCGTTTTCCTTTCAACAAGGCTAA
- a CDS encoding T9SS type A sorting domain-containing protein, with amino-acid sequence MKSKCSQLLFLLLAIPTLSFSQTSRPAGINLSGVVDWSTELVFTDAFKQAREWTVHEARDGAPWDSGVSIPLQVTGFPLEIPYSNGTQAPQAVRALLLWDLQGHYPSGKYRLMVTGSGRVRLWGAANGTFQCPVDTLVTVNAANGGVVLEIERSVASNPIKAVKFIYPKYVNTWQNQVFTTEFLDFVKDFQTIRFMDWLRTNNSEVKTWAERTPMNHYTQTKNSGVAWEYIIELCNITNKNAWINIPHQANDQYMQELAKLLKEKLNPNLKIYLEYSNEVWNGIFSQHAYAGSAGLALGYSGEPWVRAWKYTAKRSADLFYQFERVFGQSDRLVKVIPCFGVNDWITNELLTYFNDPLYNPQRVKADAIAIAPYFGGAVADQLVTENVVNSISTAQIVARIKAALPESFAWMNAQKAVADKYGLKLLVYEGGSHVVATGANVNNDALTNKLIAANRDAGLQELYCAYSQYWYNTVKGDLFCFFSSHGLPSKWGSWGMKEYMNQTEAPKYKALKACVFSAITTRIQDIKLSVDVSVYPNPTLDGTFLIQHSLNQPTVRLYDALGRQVDAKMVSTNQGEIRVQVHAKGIVLGVLQDEKVMGRFKVLVR; translated from the coding sequence ATGAAATCTAAGTGTTCCCAACTCCTTTTTCTCCTATTGGCCATCCCAACCCTTTCGTTTTCCCAAACCTCTCGTCCCGCTGGCATCAATCTGAGTGGCGTAGTAGATTGGTCTACCGAACTGGTCTTTACCGATGCCTTCAAGCAGGCCCGCGAATGGACGGTACACGAAGCCCGCGATGGCGCGCCCTGGGACAGCGGTGTTTCCATCCCACTGCAAGTGACTGGGTTTCCACTAGAGATTCCGTATAGCAATGGCACCCAGGCTCCACAGGCCGTGAGGGCTTTGCTGCTCTGGGATTTGCAGGGGCATTATCCCAGTGGCAAGTACCGTTTGATGGTGACTGGATCGGGTAGGGTCAGGCTGTGGGGAGCGGCAAACGGCACTTTTCAGTGCCCGGTGGATACGCTGGTAACGGTGAATGCGGCCAATGGTGGCGTGGTATTGGAAATTGAACGTTCGGTAGCCAGCAACCCGATCAAAGCTGTAAAATTCATCTACCCGAAATACGTCAACACCTGGCAAAATCAGGTATTTACCACCGAGTTTCTCGATTTTGTCAAAGATTTCCAAACCATCCGCTTCATGGATTGGCTGCGCACCAACAACTCGGAGGTGAAAACCTGGGCAGAGCGCACGCCCATGAATCATTACACCCAAACCAAAAACAGCGGTGTTGCATGGGAATACATCATCGAGCTATGCAATATCACCAATAAAAATGCCTGGATCAATATACCCCACCAGGCCAACGACCAATACATGCAGGAATTGGCGAAGCTCCTCAAAGAGAAATTGAACCCCAACCTGAAAATTTACCTGGAGTACAGCAATGAGGTGTGGAATGGTATCTTTTCCCAACACGCCTATGCGGGCAGTGCCGGACTGGCGCTTGGCTACAGCGGAGAGCCCTGGGTACGCGCCTGGAAATACACCGCCAAACGTTCGGCAGACTTGTTTTACCAATTTGAACGCGTATTCGGTCAAAGCGACCGACTGGTCAAAGTGATCCCTTGCTTTGGGGTGAACGATTGGATTACCAATGAACTCCTCACGTATTTCAACGATCCTTTGTACAATCCTCAGCGGGTTAAAGCAGATGCTATTGCCATTGCACCCTATTTTGGCGGCGCGGTGGCGGATCAATTGGTGACCGAAAATGTAGTCAATAGCATCAGCACCGCCCAAATTGTAGCGCGCATCAAAGCGGCACTTCCCGAGTCTTTTGCCTGGATGAATGCGCAAAAAGCCGTGGCCGACAAATATGGACTTAAATTGTTGGTCTACGAAGGTGGCTCGCACGTGGTAGCCACCGGAGCCAACGTCAACAACGATGCGCTGACCAATAAATTGATTGCCGCCAATCGGGACGCCGGTTTGCAGGAATTGTATTGCGCGTACAGCCAATATTGGTACAATACGGTCAAAGGTGACTTATTTTGCTTTTTTTCCTCACATGGCTTGCCTTCCAAGTGGGGGAGTTGGGGGATGAAGGAGTACATGAACCAGACAGAGGCTCCGAAGTACAAGGCGCTAAAAGCGTGTGTATTTTCGGCTATCACAACGCGTATTCAGGACATTAAGCTGTCAGTAGATGTTTCTGTGTATCCCAACCCAACGCTGGATGGTACGTTTTTGATTCAACACTCCTTGAATCAGCCAACCGTACGTTTGTACGATGCCCTGGGACGGCAAGTGGATGCAAAAATGGTTTCCACGAACCAAGGGGAAATCCGGGTGCAGGTGCATGCCAAAGGGATCGTTTTGGGAGTGCTGCAGGACGAAAAGGTAATGGGGAGGTTTAAGGTGTTGGTGAGATGA
- a CDS encoding transposase has translation MIPIYWVQLQKLGSSSQEERKKIFEQVFKLFDLRGMTLLADREYVGQQWFKFLKANQLNFVIRLRWADYYEHVDAQGGLSYEQMAQKCVDRRKLLKKRITLLGQQYHLLMMPNPKAQAEEPVMIFLTTLLPTQRTAQLYAKRWKIECLFRHLKSNGYNLEEMNLKDVAKHYLMMALVSVAYVLAIIEGTKRLPKIAIQQYRDGSQTLEVSIFREGLSFLTQNCFSLLDFLKYVFSLLKSRRQSFVKMSSSMVDSSHFKLISPTP, from the coding sequence GTGATACCCATCTATTGGGTGCAGTTACAAAAGTTAGGTTCTTCCTCACAAGAAGAGCGAAAAAAGATCTTTGAACAGGTTTTCAAGTTATTTGACTTGAGGGGAATGACGCTGCTAGCCGACCGCGAGTACGTAGGTCAGCAGTGGTTTAAGTTTTTAAAAGCCAACCAGTTAAATTTTGTTATCCGGCTTCGATGGGCGGATTACTATGAGCATGTGGATGCACAGGGAGGACTTTCTTATGAGCAAATGGCACAAAAGTGTGTCGATCGACGAAAGCTGCTTAAAAAGCGCATCACTTTACTAGGCCAACAATATCACCTGCTCATGATGCCTAATCCAAAAGCTCAAGCGGAGGAACCCGTAATGATTTTTCTAACCACTTTACTGCCGACTCAAAGAACCGCTCAATTGTACGCCAAACGTTGGAAGATTGAGTGCCTGTTTCGGCATTTGAAATCCAATGGATACAATCTTGAAGAAATGAATCTCAAGGATGTGGCTAAACACTATTTGATGATGGCATTGGTTAGCGTGGCGTATGTCTTGGCCATTATTGAAGGAACAAAGAGGCTCCCAAAGATTGCCATTCAGCAATATCGTGATGGATCACAGACTCTGGAGGTATCTATTTTTAGGGAAGGATTGAGCTTCTTGACCCAAAATTGTTTTTCTCTTCTTGATTTCTTAAAGTATGTCTTTAGCTTGTTAAAATCTCGAAGGCAGTCTTTTGTAAAAATGTCCAGTAGTATGGTTGACAGTAGTCATTTTAAGCTCATCTCACCAACACCTTAA
- a CDS encoding NAD(P)/FAD-dependent oxidoreductase: MENLSRKKFIKQGGIMASVFVLPLSFHSILNKKEMSDKKHFDVIIIGGSYSGLAAAMALGRALRKVLIIDNEKPCNRQTPHSHNFLTQDGKAPKEIASLAKQQVSMYDTVVFHNNLATNASKTENGFEVQTSSGDIFKSKKLIFATGIKDEMPNIKGFSECWGISVLHCPYCHGYEVRNETTGILGNGEYGFEFSKLISNWSKDLTLFTNGKSTLTSEQAAELERHHIKTVEKEIEELEHINGQLQNIIFKDGSKKSLKVIYTRLPFKQHCLIPEHLGCELTEDGYIKIDTSHKTTINGIFACGDNVTRMRTVANAVSMGTTTGMMINKELIEEKFTDKK; this comes from the coding sequence ATGGAAAACCTTAGCCGAAAAAAATTTATTAAACAAGGTGGAATTATGGCATCCGTTTTTGTATTGCCTTTAAGTTTCCATTCAATTTTAAATAAAAAAGAAATGAGCGATAAAAAACATTTTGATGTAATCATTATAGGAGGTAGCTATTCAGGACTGGCAGCAGCAATGGCTTTAGGCAGGGCTTTGAGAAAAGTGCTGATTATTGACAACGAAAAACCTTGTAACAGGCAAACCCCACATTCACATAACTTTTTAACCCAAGACGGAAAAGCACCTAAGGAAATCGCATCACTTGCAAAGCAACAAGTGTCAATGTATGACACCGTTGTATTTCATAATAATTTGGCAACAAACGCAAGTAAAACCGAAAACGGTTTTGAAGTTCAAACATCATCGGGGGATATATTCAAATCAAAAAAATTAATTTTCGCAACGGGTATCAAGGACGAAATGCCCAATATCAAAGGCTTTTCTGAATGTTGGGGAATTTCCGTTCTACATTGTCCTTATTGCCACGGATACGAAGTAAGAAATGAAACAACAGGAATCTTGGGCAATGGCGAATACGGATTTGAATTTTCTAAGCTCATTTCAAATTGGTCAAAAGATTTAACACTGTTTACAAATGGAAAATCAACATTGACTTCCGAGCAAGCAGCAGAACTTGAAAGACATCACATTAAAACAGTAGAAAAAGAAATTGAAGAATTAGAACACATCAATGGACAACTTCAAAATATCATTTTTAAAGATGGCTCAAAAAAATCACTTAAAGTCATTTACACACGGCTTCCTTTTAAGCAACATTGCCTGATACCTGAACATTTAGGTTGTGAGCTTACCGAGGATGGATACATCAAAATTGATACTTCCCACAAAACGACAATAAACGGCATTTTTGCGTGTGGCGATAACGTAACCCGTATGCGGACAGTTGCGAACGCTGTATCAATGGGAACAACAACAGGAATGATGATAAACAAAGAGCTTATAGAAGAAAAATTCACTGATAAAAAGTAA
- a CDS encoding short chain dehydrogenase, giving the protein MNTKKRIIIVGASGTMGQFLADLLEKENHEIIRVSRTSADIKVDTTSTQSIQEMYEKVGAFDALISTAGSTFVGPWKNLNDKTFRTGVEGKMMGQINLVLIGQHYINPKGSFTLISGALTHEPQLNFANASAANGAVEGFVRAAAVELGNGIRINAVSPTVIESSPQYFPYFPGEIPTTMKQLEFGFKKSLFGRLTGQIIKP; this is encoded by the coding sequence ATGAATACTAAAAAAAGAATCATCATAGTCGGAGCATCAGGCACAATGGGGCAGTTTTTAGCCGATTTGCTTGAAAAAGAAAATCACGAAATCATAAGAGTAAGCAGAACATCTGCCGATATAAAAGTAGATACCACCTCCACTCAATCCATTCAGGAAATGTATGAAAAAGTAGGCGCTTTTGATGCACTTATTTCAACAGCAGGTAGCACTTTTGTCGGGCCTTGGAAAAATCTTAATGACAAAACTTTCAGAACCGGAGTTGAAGGCAAAATGATGGGTCAAATTAACTTGGTGTTAATTGGTCAGCACTACATCAATCCAAAAGGTTCTTTCACTTTAATATCTGGTGCATTGACACACGAACCTCAATTGAATTTTGCCAACGCATCTGCTGCAAATGGTGCCGTAGAAGGATTTGTAAGAGCCGCAGCCGTTGAATTGGGAAATGGTATTCGCATCAATGCTGTAAGTCCAACAGTTATTGAAAGTTCCCCTCAGTATTTCCCCTATTTCCCGGGCGAAATCCCTACAACGATGAAGCAATTGGAGTTTGGCTTCAAGAAAAGTTTGTTTGGAAGATTAACAGGTCAAATTATTAAACCATAA
- a CDS encoding helix-turn-helix domain-containing protein has product MKKIPVRHIKDSFFEDRFSIRAIEPLVANEDLIHELHRHDFYFVLFIKNGAGEHEIDFIKYEVDSYSVFFIRPGQVHQLKLEKGTTGFMLQFTSDFYSPRENPANVVLRKVSNKNHCQLSTERFEKIDLLLQGIFQEFTQKQDRYKEVVKARLDIIFIELVRQSRNPNKIANETKLYAQERLEELQDLLEKNIHTKKQVNDYAEMLSMTPYQLNAMTKASLKKTVSELINEHIILEAKRMLIGTGNQVNQVADMLGYDDPSYFIRFFKKQTGLTPEAFRQNFK; this is encoded by the coding sequence ATGAAAAAAATACCTGTAAGACATATAAAAGATTCTTTTTTTGAAGACCGTTTTAGCATAAGAGCTATTGAACCTTTGGTAGCTAATGAAGATTTGATTCATGAACTTCATCGGCATGACTTTTATTTTGTCTTGTTCATTAAAAATGGTGCGGGCGAACACGAAATAGATTTTATTAAGTATGAAGTTGACAGCTACTCGGTTTTTTTTATCCGACCCGGACAAGTGCATCAACTAAAACTTGAGAAAGGTACTACGGGATTCATGCTGCAATTTACTTCTGACTTTTATTCCCCTCGTGAAAACCCTGCCAATGTTGTATTACGGAAGGTTAGTAATAAAAATCATTGTCAGTTAAGTACAGAACGATTTGAAAAAATTGATTTGCTATTGCAGGGTATCTTTCAAGAATTTACCCAAAAGCAAGACCGATACAAAGAAGTTGTTAAAGCCAGGTTAGACATTATTTTTATTGAATTAGTGCGTCAAAGTCGTAACCCAAATAAGATTGCTAACGAAACCAAACTTTATGCTCAAGAGCGTTTGGAAGAATTACAAGACTTACTGGAAAAAAACATTCACACCAAAAAACAAGTAAATGATTATGCCGAAATGTTAAGCATGACACCTTATCAACTGAACGCCATGACGAAAGCATCGTTGAAAAAAACGGTTTCGGAACTTATCAATGAGCATATTATTTTAGAAGCCAAGCGGATGCTCATAGGCACAGGCAATCAAGTAAATCAAGTAGCCGATATGTTGGGCTACGATGACCCCTCCTATTTTATAAGATTTTTCAAAAAGCAAACAGGGCTTACTCCCGAAGCATTTCGCCAAAATTTTAAATAA